One uncultured Tolumonas sp. DNA segment encodes these proteins:
- a CDS encoding PTS transporter subunit EIIC, with the protein MKQLFPILQRLGRAQVVPLCVLPVTALIIFANYLITTYIPEYNSTLYVESARIILSLIPLLVSVGIVLEFTKNDTTAVVCNIFCFFVFNFLVTTSIAVNAAQPAILAGIVVGVYTSIIYNIFKDVELPSFLGFFSGKRSVPIICGLFLLPLSLSFAHVWPTILSFLNNFNSSVVYKYPAITFAIYGLVERLLIPLGLHHIWNTPFMLGFGDFTTASGHVLHGELPRFLAGDPTAGHMAGGYMFKMFGLPGAAVAIWRSANKDSRNKIGIGMLIAAITAFVSGITEPIEFTFMLTSPLLYIIHAILAGSGYAVMEILGVKYSTSFSQGLFDYIALYPLSTNAKLIPIIGSIYFVVYFIVFRLVIVTFDIKTPGRTESKRNQLDLLSDENIKNIVLGFGGKENISNYGACITRLRFSVIDPKKVNQDLLKESGATAVVIAGNGIQAIYGTHSEHILQKIKNINE; encoded by the coding sequence ATGAAACAATTATTTCCTATACTACAAAGGTTAGGTAGAGCTCAAGTAGTCCCATTATGTGTGCTACCAGTTACTGCGTTAATAATCTTTGCGAATTATTTAATTACAACCTATATTCCAGAATATAATTCAACATTATATGTAGAATCAGCTAGAATTATTCTATCGCTAATCCCACTTTTAGTTTCTGTTGGTATCGTCCTTGAATTTACGAAAAATGACACCACTGCGGTAGTATGTAATATATTTTGTTTTTTTGTTTTCAACTTTTTAGTAACCACTTCAATTGCAGTGAATGCAGCACAACCTGCAATTTTGGCTGGTATTGTTGTCGGTGTATATACATCAATAATTTACAATATATTTAAGGATGTTGAACTTCCATCATTTCTAGGATTTTTTTCTGGTAAGCGTTCAGTCCCTATAATTTGTGGCTTGTTTTTATTACCGCTAAGCCTAAGTTTTGCACATGTATGGCCAACTATTTTATCCTTTTTAAATAACTTTAATTCTTCTGTTGTTTATAAATATCCTGCAATAACTTTTGCCATATACGGATTAGTCGAAAGATTACTAATTCCATTAGGTCTTCACCATATATGGAATACGCCATTTATGCTTGGCTTTGGAGATTTCACTACGGCTTCTGGTCATGTGTTACATGGTGAATTGCCAAGATTTTTAGCAGGAGATCCAACTGCTGGTCATATGGCCGGTGGCTATATGTTTAAGATGTTTGGTCTTCCAGGCGCTGCTGTTGCAATTTGGAGATCCGCGAATAAAGATTCTAGAAACAAAATTGGAATAGGCATGTTAATTGCCGCCATTACAGCTTTTGTATCTGGGATAACTGAGCCAATTGAATTTACATTCATGCTTACTTCTCCATTGTTGTATATTATTCACGCCATCCTTGCAGGTAGTGGATATGCCGTTATGGAAATATTAGGAGTAAAATATTCAACATCCTTCTCCCAAGGACTGTTTGATTATATTGCTCTTTATCCTCTATCAACAAACGCAAAACTTATCCCAATTATTGGTTCCATATACTTTGTTGTTTATTTCATCGTATTCAGATTAGTCATCGTAACTTTCGACATAAAAACTCCAGGTAGAACTGAATCGAAACGAAATCAATTAGATCTGTTGAGTGATGAAAACATTAAAAATATTGTTTTAGGGTTTGGCGGAAAAGAAAACATCTCAAATTACGGAGCATGTATCACCAGACTTAGATTTTCAGTAATCGACCCTAAAAAAGTCAATCAAGATCTATTGAAAGAAAGTGGTGCAACTGCTGTTGTAATTGCAGGGAATGGGATTCAAGCGATTTATGGTACACACTCTGAACATATACTTCAGAAGATTAAAAACATTAATGAATAG
- a CDS encoding DUF6379 domain-containing protein, whose translation MFDNYLIRPGSLKNETVNGEVVGFSLAVRHANYRGCFLSLHNGYYLSIDGIEYPNALQTFEINGKEPRCYEELAHAVYEHWDYGDDGILHVSLPGGLQPGKHAVLFQQSVLAAYGYLPTDEEWVKNPPVPGKGAGSDKTPHVVKYELIVE comes from the coding sequence ATGTTTGATAATTATCTCATTCGTCCGGGAAGTTTGAAAAACGAAACGGTGAATGGCGAAGTGGTTGGTTTTTCACTTGCGGTTAGACATGCAAATTATCGTGGATGCTTTCTTTCTCTACATAATGGTTATTACTTATCAATTGATGGTATCGAATACCCTAATGCGCTTCAAACCTTTGAAATCAACGGAAAAGAACCACGTTGCTATGAAGAACTAGCACACGCAGTCTATGAACACTGGGATTATGGCGACGACGGTATTCTGCATGTATCGTTGCCTGGCGGTTTACAACCAGGAAAGCATGCCGTGTTATTTCAACAATCAGTTCTTGCTGCTTATGGCTATTTGCCTACGGATGAAGAATGGGTGAAAAATCCCCCAGTTCCGGGCAAAGGTGCAGGATCTGATAAAACGCCACACGTGGTGAAATACGAACTGATTGTTGAATAA